CGCCCGTGTCGCGGCCATACATTCGCCGGCAGTTGTAGCTGCCGAGATGATCGATCCGCGTCACGCGCGCGCCGAAATGCTTCTCGGCGGCGGGCTGGACGATGTTCCATTCCCACATCGCCAGCGATGCGGCGACGGGGCAGGAGACGCCGAGATTGGCGGGCGAAAAGCCGATCCGCCGCGCGCCGCCGCTCGCGAAGCGCACCGCGTCGCGATAGCCGCAGGACGCCCCCGCCTCCACCGGCGCGAGCACGGTGTAGCGGACGCCGGCTTTGTCGAGCAGTCGCCGGCACTGGCCGAAATCCTGGGTCAGGCCGGTGAGCTTCCGCCCGGTGAACAGCCCGATCGGCTGACCGAGATCGAGCTTCGTCCAGGGCAGGTCCTGCGGCCGGCTTTTCACCCAGGCATAGAGCGCGAACGCCGCAGCGAGCAGCAAAGCCGCGATCAGCACCGCGGTGACGATGCGGCGGACCTCGCTCATGCGCGCTGGGCGCTCGCCATCGGTTCGGCGGTGACCGGATAGCCGAGATCGTCGGGAATGCAGAGATGCGGCACGCCGCCGCGATCCTCGATCGTCGGGGTGATCGTGCGCACCGGATGCCGGGCGGCGTCGGCGAAGATCGCGTCGATGTCGGGGTGCTGCGCCAGCCGTTCGAGATTGCGGCGGGTGGGGAAGATGAGCTTGCCGCCGCCCGCCAGCACGTCGGCCGGGCGCGCCCAGAAGGCGCGCACATTCTCCACGCCATCGACCACGGGCTTACCGTCGCCGCGCGCGAGATAGAAGCGCGTGTCGAAGATGCGGTGCGGCAGGCCGAGCGGCAGCCAGCGCGCGAAGGGCGTGAGCGCGGCGAGGTCGAAGGCAGCGGCGGGCAGCAGCGTCTCGACCGGCTCGCCCGCGAGCAGCGCGTCGCGATGGCGGGCGAGCGCGGGGTCGAGGCCGATCGCCAGCCCCGCTTCCTCGATCGTTTCGCGGATTGCGGCGATGCGCGCCACGGTGTCGTCCGGCTCGCCGCCGAACCGGGCCGCAAGCGCGCGGTCGCCGGGATCGACGCGCCCGCCCGGAAACACCAGGGCGCCGCCGGCAAAGGCGAGGGTGGCGCCACGCTCGACCATCAGCACTTCGGGGCCGCCAGTGGCGGGGCGCAGCACGATCAGCGACGCGGCGGGGATCGGCGCATCGCTCACCAGAATTGCGTGCCCGGCCCGCCCTTGAACGGCCCGGCAAGGTCGGCGGTCACCCAGCCGCCATAGAAGCCGCCGGGCTGCGCGACTGCGCGCTTGCCATCGACCAGGCAGGTGTCGAACAGATGCGGGTAAAAGGCGATGTGCCCCGCCAGCATCGCAAAGGCGCGGGTCGGCTGCGCATAGCTCCACGCGCCCTCGACAATCGCCTCCCCCTCGACATGGACGTCGAAATAGCGAGCCTGACCCTTCCATTCGCACAGGCTGCGGTGGGTGGCGGGGCGGAGGAGGGCCGTCGCCACGTCCCCGCGCGGGAAATAGTAGCTCGGCGGGTGGCTCGTCTCCAGCGTGCGGATGCCGGCGCGGGTTTCGGCGATGGTGACGCCGCGATGGCGGACGACCAGATGGCGCATCGTTGGCTCGGCGATGGCGGGGCGCGGATAGGTCCAGACGCTTTCCTGGCCGGGGCCGACGGGAACGGGCGTCGGCCTCATGCCAGCCACCGCTGCAATCGCGGGCGAACGCGGAGGAAGCGATCGTAGAGCGCGTCGAGCAGCGGCAGCACACCCGGCAGCCGCGCGCACTGACCCAGCGGACTAAGCAGCGGAATCGCCCGCCACATTGCCGCGAACGCCGCGGCGCCGTTCAGCACGCGGCCGTCCTCGATGGCGTGGAAGCGGGCGAGCGCCTCGCGCCGATCGATCGGGCAGCTGGCGGCGGGATCGGCGGCATCGACGAACGCGATCGCCCCGCGCGTGTCGAGCCGGCGCATCAACGCGATCTCGCGCGCGCAAAGCGGGCAGGCGCCATCGTGAAGGACGGTGAGCTTGGCCATACGCCCAAGGTGGCGTCCGCGGCCGGCGGGTGCAAGCACGGTCGAAAGGTCCGGGCAGCCTTGAGCCTCATCAATCGTCATCCCGGACTTGATCCGGGATCCCGCTTCTTTCTTTCGTCGGAGGCCAAGAAGCGGGACCCCGGATCAAGTCCGGGGTGACGAAGCGGAAATGTTATGCTCCGCGCCCCATCTTCAGGAATTTCTCGCGGCGCGCCTTCTTCAGCGCCTCGGGCGTCTGGCCTTCCAGCGCGGCGAGCGAGGCTTCGATCGCGTCGCCAAGCGCGGTGATCGCGGCGGCGGCGTCGCGGTGGGCGCCGCCCAGCGGCTCGGGCACGACGCGGTCGATGACGCCGAGCGCCATCAGGTCCTGCGCGGTGACCTTCATCGCTTCGGCGGCGTCGGCGGCCTTGTCGGCGGTGCGCCACAGGATCGAAGCGCAACCTTCCGGCGAGATCACCGAATAGACCGCATGCTCCATCATGATGACGGTGTTGCCAGACGCGAGCGCCACCGCGCCGCCCGATCCGCCTTCGCCCAGGATCGAGGCGACGAGCGGCACGCCCAGATTGAGGCAAGCCTCGGTTGCGCGGGCGATCGCCTCGGCCTGACCGCGTTCCTCCGCCTGGACACCGGGGAAGGCACCGGAGGTGTCGACCAGGGTGACCACGGGCAGGCCGAACCGGTCGGCGAGCTGCATCAGGCGGATCGCCTTGCGATAGCCCTCGGGCTTGCCCATGCCGAAATTGTGGCGAAGACGGCTGGCGGTATCGTCGCCCTTTTCATGGCCGATCACCATCACGCGCCGCCCGCGGAAGCGCCCCAGACCGCCGATGATCGCCGCATCATCGGCAAAGGCGCGATCGCCGCCCAGCGGCATGAATTCCTCGATCAGCGCGGCGACATAATGCTTGAAGTGCGGCCGCTCGGGATGGCGGGCGACCTGCGTCTTCTGCCAGGGCGACAGCCGCGAATAGGTCTCGCGCAGCAGCTTGTCGGACTTGGCCTGGATGCGCGCAACCTCGGCGTCGATGTCGACCTCGCCCTCGGCGGCGGTGTCGCGCAACTCGTCGATCCGCGCCTGCAGCTCGGCGATGGGTTTTTCGAAGTCCAGAAAGCTAGCCATTGGCCCGCGCGGTTAGGCCCCGCGGGGTTCGGCGTCAACTTGGGGGCATGAGCTCGG
This is a stretch of genomic DNA from Sphingomonas sp. Y38-1Y. It encodes these proteins:
- a CDS encoding extensin family protein, encoding MSEVRRIVTAVLIAALLLAAAFALYAWVKSRPQDLPWTKLDLGQPIGLFTGRKLTGLTQDFGQCRRLLDKAGVRYTVLAPVEAGASCGYRDAVRFASGGARRIGFSPANLGVSCPVAASLAMWEWNIVQPAAEKHFGARVTRIDHLGSYNCRRMYGRDTGDYSEHATADAVDIAGFRLSDGTRVSVLGDWKNEGAKGAFLREVRTGACDLFATVLSPDYNAAHADHFHLDQAERGESGWRACR
- a CDS encoding NUDIX domain-containing protein produces the protein MSDAPIPAASLIVLRPATGGPEVLMVERGATLAFAGGALVFPGGRVDPGDRALAARFGGEPDDTVARIAAIRETIEEAGLAIGLDPALARHRDALLAGEPVETLLPAAAFDLAALTPFARWLPLGLPHRIFDTRFYLARGDGKPVVDGVENVRAFWARPADVLAGGGKLIFPTRRNLERLAQHPDIDAIFADAARHPVRTITPTIEDRGGVPHLCIPDDLGYPVTAEPMASAQRA
- a CDS encoding DUF427 domain-containing protein, with product MRPTPVPVGPGQESVWTYPRPAIAEPTMRHLVVRHRGVTIAETRAGIRTLETSHPPSYYFPRGDVATALLRPATHRSLCEWKGQARYFDVHVEGEAIVEGAWSYAQPTRAFAMLAGHIAFYPHLFDTCLVDGKRAVAQPGGFYGGWVTADLAGPFKGGPGTQFW
- a CDS encoding DUF393 domain-containing protein gives rise to the protein MAKLTVLHDGACPLCAREIALMRRLDTRGAIAFVDAADPAASCPIDRREALARFHAIEDGRVLNGAAAFAAMWRAIPLLSPLGQCARLPGVLPLLDALYDRFLRVRPRLQRWLA
- a CDS encoding acetyl-CoA carboxylase carboxyltransferase subunit alpha, with translation MASFLDFEKPIAELQARIDELRDTAAEGEVDIDAEVARIQAKSDKLLRETYSRLSPWQKTQVARHPERPHFKHYVAALIEEFMPLGGDRAFADDAAIIGGLGRFRGRRVMVIGHEKGDDTASRLRHNFGMGKPEGYRKAIRLMQLADRFGLPVVTLVDTSGAFPGVQAEERGQAEAIARATEACLNLGVPLVASILGEGGSGGAVALASGNTVIMMEHAVYSVISPEGCASILWRTADKAADAAEAMKVTAQDLMALGVIDRVVPEPLGGAHRDAAAAITALGDAIEASLAALEGQTPEALKKARREKFLKMGRGA